In Sardina pilchardus chromosome 8, fSarPil1.1, whole genome shotgun sequence, a genomic segment contains:
- the prdm12b gene encoding PR domain zinc finger protein 12b produces MGSVLPAEALVLKSGFKPPTFSLSEIITSDILHSFLYGRWRNVLGENLLEDKSSPVCPKTAFTAEVLAQSFSGEVQKLSSLVLPSEVVIAQSSVPGEGLGIFSKSWIKSGAEMGPFTGRVISPEHLDLFKNNNLMWEVFNEDGTVRYFIDASQEDQRSWMTYIKCARNEQEQNLEVVQVGSSIFYKAVETIPPDQELLVWYGNTHSTFLGIPGVLGMEEEQQKKHKNDELSLCESSAAAAALASASRMRCVICHRGFNSRSNLRSHMRIHTLDKPFVCRFCNRRFSQSSTLRNHVRLHTGERPYKCHVCQSAYSQLAGLRAHQKSARHRPPGGSAGLSAGGVGVGVGVGVGVGGAVVVGLQTHSPPPPQMAQVPHPASLVHHMPTMVL; encoded by the exons ATGGGTTCTGTGTTGCCTGCCGAAGCCTTGGTGCTGAAGTCGGGATTTAAGCCTCCGACTTTCTCCCTCTCGGAGATCATCACGTCCGACATCCTCCACAGTTTCCTGTACGGCCGCTGGCGGAACGTGCTGGGCGAGAACCTGCTCGAGGACAAGAGCAGCCCCGTGTGCCCCAAAACCGCCTTCACCGCCGAGGTGCTCGCGCAGTCATTCTCCGGAG AGGTGCAGAAGCTGTCCAGCCTGGTGCTGCCGAGCGAGGTGGTGATTGCGCAGAGCTCGGTGCCGGGGGAGGGGCTGGGCATCTTCTCCAAGAGCTGGATCAAGAGCGGCGCCGAGATGGGGCCCTTCACCGGACGGGTCATCTCCCCTGAACACCTGGACCTCTTCAAGAACAACAACCTCATGTGGGAG gtgtttaacGAGGACGGGACGGTGCGCTACTTCATCGACGCCAGTCAGGAGGACCAGCGCAGCTGGATGACCTACATCAAGTGCGCACGCAACGAGCAGGAGCAGAACCTGGAGGTGGTGCAGGTCGGCAGCAGCATCTTCTACAAGGCCGTGGAG ACCATCCCTCCTGACCAGGAGCTCCTGGTGTGGTACGGCAACACCCACAGCACCTTCCTGGGCATCCCCGGGGTCCTGGgcatggaggaggagcagcagaagAAACACAAgaacg ATGAGCTGTCCCTGTGCGAGAGctctgcggcggcggcggcgttagCGTCGGCTAGCCGCATGCGCTGCGTGATCTGCCACCGCGGCTTCAACTCGCGCAGCAACCTGCGCTCGCACATGCGCATCCACACGCTGGACAAGCCCTTCGTCTGCCGCTTCTGCAACCGCCGCTTCAGCCAGTCGTCCACGCTGCGCAACCACGTGCGGCTGCACACCGGCGAGCGCCCCTACAAGTGCCACGTGTGCCAGAGCGCCTACTCGCAGCTGGCAGGCCTGCGCGCCCACCAGAAGAGCGCCCGCCACCGGCCACCGGGGGGCAGCGCAGGGCTCAGCGCaggcggggtgggggtgggggtgggggtgggggtgggggtggggggggctgtgGTGGTGGGCCTCCAGACGCACTCCCCTCCGCCGCCACAGATGGCGCAAGTGCCACACCCGGCCTCCCTGGTGCATCATATGCCCACTATGGTGCTgtag